A DNA window from Kiritimatiellaceae bacterium contains the following coding sequences:
- a CDS encoding alpha/beta hydrolase, with the protein MKFRRLILFALFLAALNTEAQKNITYAETADGPQQLDLYLPANAQGTVPLIIWIHGGGWKNGSKENCLPVRLGVTERGYAVASINYRLTGTVPFPAQIEDCKAAVRWLRVHAGRYGLNPDRFGVWGSSAGGHLVALLGTSGDVSAFDVGKNLDVSSRVQAVCDFYGPSDFTTMGTVSGFERHARADSPESALLGGTAQEKPETAKAASPVTYATPDDPPFLIMHGDRDGTVPLDQSRRMDAALRTAGVESELIILPGAGHGGPAFSTPETTGRVASFFDRHLK; encoded by the coding sequence ATGAAGTTCCGCCGGCTCATTCTTTTCGCGCTGTTTCTCGCCGCGCTCAACACTGAGGCGCAAAAAAATATCACCTATGCGGAAACGGCGGACGGCCCGCAGCAACTCGATCTCTATCTTCCGGCAAACGCCCAAGGTACCGTTCCTCTGATTATCTGGATTCACGGCGGAGGCTGGAAAAACGGTTCAAAAGAAAACTGCCTGCCGGTGCGGCTTGGAGTCACTGAACGCGGATACGCCGTGGCCAGCATCAACTATCGCCTGACCGGAACAGTCCCCTTCCCCGCACAGATTGAAGATTGCAAGGCGGCGGTGCGCTGGCTGCGCGTCCACGCCGGTCGGTACGGGTTAAATCCTGATCGGTTCGGCGTCTGGGGTTCATCGGCTGGCGGCCATCTGGTTGCACTGCTCGGAACCAGCGGCGATGTATCCGCTTTTGATGTCGGAAAAAATCTGGATGTTTCCAGCCGAGTACAAGCCGTCTGCGATTTTTATGGTCCTTCCGACTTTACGACCATGGGCACCGTCTCCGGATTCGAGCGGCACGCCCGTGCCGACTCACCAGAATCTGCTCTACTTGGCGGAACCGCTCAGGAAAAACCTGAGACAGCTAAGGCGGCCAGTCCGGTCACGTACGCCACACCGGATGACCCGCCCTTTCTGATCATGCATGGCGACCGCGACGGAACGGTTCCGCTGGATCAAAGCCGCCGGATGGATGCCGCATTGCGCACGGCAGGCGTGGAAAGCGAACTGATTATTCTGCCGGGCGCCGGACACGGCGGCCCGGCGTTCTCAACGCCGGAAACGACCGGAAGAGTCGCTTCATTTTTTGACCGGCATCTTAAGTAG
- a CDS encoding YbaB/EbfC family nucleoid-associated protein yields MDMMKMMKQVAEMKKIQKQLAGKKVEFSSAGGQVTVKMSCDMKPQSVTISPELIQSGNVKKIESALLDAFQGVLNVAQAEAAKDMKALTAGLGLPF; encoded by the coding sequence ATGGACATGATGAAAATGATGAAGCAGGTCGCTGAAATGAAAAAAATTCAGAAGCAGCTGGCCGGAAAAAAAGTCGAGTTTTCCAGCGCGGGCGGACAGGTGACTGTCAAGATGAGCTGTGACATGAAACCGCAGAGCGTCACCATTTCGCCGGAACTGATTCAGTCGGGCAACGTGAAGAAAATCGAAAGCGCGCTTCTGGACGCATTCCAAGGCGTGCTCAACGTCGCGCAGGCCGAAGCGGCCAAAGATATGAAGGCCCTGACAGCCGGACTGGGATTGCCGTTCTGA
- a CDS encoding GIY-YIG nuclease family protein, with translation MPTFYYVYILQSLSEAETFYTGYTTDLENRLKKHNSGSVPHTAKHRPWRIKTAIAFTDKQRAVDFEVYLKTHSGRSFVSKRL, from the coding sequence ATGCCGACTTTTTACTATGTCTACATTCTTCAGAGTCTTTCTGAAGCCGAAACATTTTATACCGGCTATACCACGGATTTGGAAAACAGGCTCAAAAAGCACAACTCAGGATCGGTTCCCCATACAGCCAAACATCGCCCTTGGCGAATTAAGACCGCGATAGCTTTTACCGATAAGCAGAGGGCTGTCGATTTTGAGGTTTACCTAAAGACACATTCCGGACGGTCTTTTGTAAGCAAACGACTCTGA
- a CDS encoding exosortase system-associated protein, TIGR04073 family, translated as MRFLFILLVVFCAAGALRAEVVAGHELSDAEGLVQDMSSKLNRGVFNILTGWGEIPRQMIVSGCDKGWWAILPVGIPAGAIMTVVRTATGVFETATFIVPVNDSYGPIMDPAFVWQKKKVSGNRSQDSE; from the coding sequence ATGCGTTTCTTATTTATACTGCTGGTTGTTTTCTGTGCGGCGGGCGCTTTGCGCGCCGAAGTGGTTGCCGGACACGAGCTATCTGACGCCGAAGGGCTCGTTCAGGACATGTCTTCCAAACTGAATCGCGGAGTATTCAATATTCTGACCGGCTGGGGCGAAATTCCGCGCCAGATGATCGTTTCCGGCTGTGACAAAGGCTGGTGGGCTATTCTGCCGGTCGGTATTCCTGCCGGTGCGATCATGACCGTCGTCCGCACGGCAACCGGTGTATTTGAAACCGCGACATTCATCGTACCGGTCAACGATTCCTACGGCCCGATCATGGATCCTGCCTTCGTCTGGCAGAAAAAGAAGGTGTCAGGGAACAGGAGTCAGGATTCAGAGTGA
- the recR gene encoding recombination protein RecR, whose protein sequence is MKHFLPLDNLIAALEKLPGIGKRSAERMAFALVQNRDGLARRLADALLAADEQVDTCSRCGSITVTKEDPCALCTDGKRDNGLLCVVESPGDIMKIESCNGFTGRYHVLGGHLSPALGKGVGNLRVSELLTRLQPENIQEVLVALGTDVESEATASYLAELIASRGVKVSRLAFGLPSGSAIEYTDSTTLVRAIQGRQLLG, encoded by the coding sequence ATGAAACATTTCCTTCCATTGGACAATCTGATCGCGGCGCTGGAAAAACTTCCAGGTATCGGGAAACGCTCCGCAGAGCGGATGGCGTTTGCGCTGGTGCAAAACCGCGACGGATTGGCCCGGAGACTGGCCGACGCCCTGCTGGCCGCCGACGAACAGGTTGATACCTGCTCGCGGTGCGGAAGTATTACCGTTACCAAAGAAGACCCCTGCGCGCTCTGCACCGACGGCAAACGCGACAATGGTCTGCTCTGCGTGGTGGAGAGTCCCGGCGATATTATGAAGATTGAAAGCTGCAACGGCTTCACCGGACGCTACCATGTGCTGGGCGGACACCTTTCGCCCGCGCTCGGCAAAGGCGTAGGCAATCTGCGTGTGAGCGAACTGCTGACACGGCTCCAACCCGAAAATATCCAGGAAGTGCTTGTGGCTCTCGGCACCGATGTCGAAAGCGAGGCAACCGCCAGCTATCTGGCTGAACTCATCGCCAGCCGCGGCGTAAAAGTTTCACGCTTGGCGTTTGGTCTGCCGTCGGGCAGCGCCATCGAGTACACCGATTCCACCACTCTTGTTCGCGCCATTCAGGGCCGCCAGCTGCTTGGTTAG
- the dnaX gene encoding DNA polymerase III subunit gamma/tau, with amino-acid sequence MGYEVLARKWRPQVFADVVGQNHVTQTLHNAIQSSRLAHAYLFVGPRGTGKTTTARILAKALNCQNRQGSEPCNSCDSCKEIMKGSSLDVIEIDGASNRGIGDVQELRDNVRYAPVRGPFKIYIIDEVHMLTREAFNAILKTLEEPPPHVKFFFATTEPQKVLTTILSRCQRFDLRRISVADITAQLQKIGKAEGIKISADALLAIARGAEGGLRDAESALDQLISFRGKTIEEADVLSVFGLISRAQLEGLADAILDGNIPAIIEAVAAIDQSGKDMQRVVLELLDQFRNLLIVMHTGKNPAAFDLPETQIDTLKKQAAKSSDGRLLRIVDLLIDADSRMRYALSKRTMLETALIRASRAATVATIDELMKQVAALKTMPATAHAVQETPADYDVKKKPTDDLERLKTAWISLIDHISKGAPQAKHYLTDTVPLGVSETHVTIGIDPEFAGERANLENPRTLLLIQKTLSSFLKRTVSADFSVLAGKPKPLPTDAPAQGSPDKQKYYSNPSVRSVLETFSGEIIDIRE; translated from the coding sequence ATGGGTTACGAAGTGTTAGCACGGAAATGGCGGCCGCAGGTTTTTGCGGATGTGGTCGGTCAAAACCACGTCACGCAAACGCTCCACAACGCCATTCAAAGCAGCCGGCTGGCGCACGCCTACCTGTTCGTCGGCCCGCGCGGAACCGGTAAGACCACCACCGCCCGCATTCTGGCCAAGGCGCTCAACTGTCAGAACCGGCAGGGCTCTGAACCGTGCAACTCCTGCGACTCCTGCAAGGAAATCATGAAAGGCAGTAGCCTCGACGTGATCGAAATCGACGGCGCGTCCAACCGCGGTATCGGCGACGTGCAGGAACTGCGCGACAATGTCCGCTACGCTCCGGTGCGCGGCCCGTTCAAAATCTACATCATCGACGAAGTGCACATGCTCACCCGCGAGGCCTTCAACGCCATTCTTAAAACACTGGAAGAGCCGCCGCCGCACGTTAAGTTTTTCTTCGCTACCACCGAGCCGCAAAAGGTGCTCACCACGATTCTGTCGCGCTGTCAGCGCTTCGACCTGCGCCGCATTTCCGTGGCCGACATTACCGCGCAACTGCAAAAAATCGGCAAAGCCGAAGGCATCAAAATCAGCGCCGACGCCCTGCTCGCCATCGCCCGCGGTGCCGAAGGCGGACTGCGCGATGCCGAAAGCGCGCTTGATCAACTGATTTCTTTCCGTGGAAAAACGATTGAAGAAGCCGACGTCCTTTCCGTTTTCGGGCTGATCAGCCGCGCTCAGCTGGAAGGGCTGGCCGACGCCATTCTGGATGGCAATATTCCCGCCATCATCGAAGCGGTCGCCGCAATTGACCAGAGCGGCAAGGATATGCAGCGCGTCGTACTCGAACTGCTCGACCAGTTCCGTAATCTGCTGATCGTGATGCACACCGGGAAAAACCCCGCCGCGTTTGACCTGCCGGAAACTCAAATTGACACACTCAAAAAACAGGCGGCGAAAAGTTCCGACGGTCGCCTGCTGCGTATTGTTGACCTGCTGATCGATGCCGACAGCCGGATGCGCTATGCCCTTTCCAAACGAACTATGCTGGAAACCGCACTCATCCGCGCCTCGCGTGCCGCGACCGTCGCCACGATTGACGAGCTGATGAAACAAGTCGCCGCACTGAAAACCATGCCGGCAACGGCCCATGCCGTTCAGGAAACTCCGGCAGACTACGACGTAAAAAAAAAGCCCACGGATGATTTAGAGCGGCTCAAAACCGCATGGATCAGTCTGATTGATCACATTTCCAAAGGCGCGCCGCAGGCCAAACACTACCTGACCGATACCGTTCCGCTGGGCGTTTCCGAAACGCACGTCACCATCGGCATTGATCCTGAATTCGCGGGCGAACGCGCCAATCTGGAAAATCCGCGCACCCTTTTGTTGATCCAGAAAACCCTGAGCTCATTTCTGAAGCGGACGGTTTCGGCTGACTTCAGCGTACTGGCCGGCAAGCCCAAACCGCTGCCGACCGATGCGCCGGCTCAAGGTTCGCCGGATAAACAGAAATATTACAGCAACCCGTCCGTACGAAGTGTGCTCGAAACCTTCAGCGGCGAGATAATTGATATTCGAGAATAA
- the lptD gene encoding LPS assembly protein LptD, with translation MNLKQNCASIAGFLAVFVLLSATGCSTAMPYKETRTGNYFYLNPFAYKPATVQEHLSYAQSLKEKGHLRSARKQFEILVKRWPDSAEAAIAKQSAAEVYFEQGKNKKAFTAYEELIQQYYTSIKDYDDILDRQYKLATNEMERKRMRWLFGGYRAPERAVPLFESIIQNAPQWERAPEMQYMIGQAYQKNNDQELAVVAYSTVEYRYPDSPFAEKAAVAKIGSFKELVESKPYSVDIREQAQLSAGLFPELYTNSQHIAEAKDFTAELRDLSAEYNYEVGRFYERVPRPPQNESAAIYYRKVVAQFGETQYAAKSAARLRVLFPSGDVMLADGSKAPILPVADTAGESGGGGTAAVAGVAGSVSSGSVAHTERKPLPERTVTDENAIEVTADRMEYSGDLLIGDGNVAVQQTGASLQADHVTVNSKTGEIKASGNILMIRDGNRWEGQELVYNYKTREGTFGKSSMYFEPAYITAEKTQRISSNEFLLVNAMITTCSGDDPSVYIKAKQVRVITNEKTKSAFIKAKHVTFYIGPVPVFYTPYFERDLASGVINTVVGYGGNFGAFIKVRATVHPTDWLTAKTHFDVYSKRGLGLGQDFAWKTPLGGGQVETYYIDDKDPKNSHDLSSYQSLIDSQRYRVKLTDREQLDDETYLTTKLNWLSDPLIVRDFFNTEYRTEANPENYSVLQRSSEKYAASLRVDHRMNDFYTTVNRMPEATYDWYRSRVGDSPFFFQSENNGAYLGKQYSITNLPMPADYQSARFDTHNQIFLPLQYDEFFNVIPRAGYRGTWYNENATGNSNADYRNLFELGTLTSFKTYKTLTTKSGFYGDGLRHIAEPYADYSWRTRSGMNPTNFYQFDSIDTLDKQNEVRFGIRDYLQTKRGAKRIANFLDSDVYTTYRFDSATGERSFSNLVADAELSLTDNFFIQSDLAYDWYTHKLSPANARVKYITDDQSEYSFEYRFLDGTRELFTPRAKLFPNEKWSYELSASYDRTYDEWYERKILVTHKFDCVGMGVGLKINEYDETQFWVQFWLLAFPQSPMDTGF, from the coding sequence ATGAATTTAAAACAGAACTGCGCTTCTATCGCGGGCTTTCTGGCCGTCTTTGTGCTGCTTTCCGCAACCGGCTGTTCGACCGCTATGCCGTATAAGGAAACCCGCACAGGAAATTATTTTTACCTCAATCCGTTCGCCTATAAACCGGCAACGGTGCAGGAGCACTTGAGCTATGCTCAGTCGCTGAAAGAAAAGGGGCATCTCCGCAGTGCGAGGAAGCAGTTTGAAATTCTCGTGAAGCGCTGGCCGGACAGCGCGGAAGCGGCGATCGCCAAGCAGTCGGCGGCGGAAGTCTATTTTGAACAGGGCAAAAACAAAAAAGCGTTCACGGCCTACGAAGAACTGATTCAGCAGTACTACACCAGCATCAAAGATTATGACGACATTCTTGATCGTCAGTACAAACTGGCGACCAATGAGATGGAACGCAAGCGGATGCGCTGGCTCTTCGGCGGCTACCGCGCACCGGAGCGGGCCGTTCCGCTTTTCGAGTCCATCATCCAGAACGCGCCGCAATGGGAACGTGCGCCTGAGATGCAATACATGATCGGTCAGGCCTATCAGAAGAACAACGATCAGGAACTGGCTGTCGTCGCTTATTCAACCGTCGAGTACCGCTATCCAGACAGCCCGTTCGCCGAAAAGGCCGCTGTTGCAAAGATCGGAAGTTTTAAGGAACTGGTCGAGTCCAAGCCGTACAGCGTGGATATCCGTGAGCAGGCGCAACTTTCAGCCGGACTGTTTCCTGAGCTTTACACCAACTCGCAGCACATCGCCGAAGCGAAAGATTTTACCGCTGAGTTGCGTGATTTGTCCGCAGAATATAATTACGAGGTCGGCCGCTTCTACGAACGCGTGCCGCGTCCGCCGCAGAATGAGTCTGCCGCCATCTACTATCGAAAAGTGGTTGCGCAGTTCGGCGAAACTCAGTACGCCGCAAAATCAGCGGCGCGTCTGCGCGTTCTTTTTCCAAGCGGCGACGTCATGCTGGCCGACGGCTCGAAGGCGCCGATTCTTCCGGTGGCCGACACGGCAGGCGAATCCGGTGGCGGCGGAACCGCTGCCGTTGCGGGCGTTGCGGGCAGTGTTTCTTCCGGAAGTGTCGCACATACCGAACGTAAGCCGCTTCCAGAGCGTACCGTAACGGATGAAAACGCGATCGAGGTTACAGCAGACCGGATGGAGTATTCCGGCGACCTGCTGATTGGTGACGGCAATGTGGCGGTTCAGCAGACCGGAGCCAGTCTGCAGGCTGATCATGTGACGGTGAATTCAAAAACCGGCGAGATTAAGGCCAGCGGCAACATTCTGATGATTCGCGATGGAAACCGCTGGGAAGGTCAGGAGCTGGTCTATAACTACAAGACCCGCGAAGGAACCTTCGGTAAATCTTCGATGTATTTTGAACCGGCCTATATTACCGCCGAAAAAACCCAGCGGATTTCCAGTAACGAATTCCTTCTGGTCAATGCCATGATCACCACCTGTTCCGGCGACGATCCGTCGGTTTACATCAAGGCGAAGCAGGTGCGGGTTATCACCAACGAGAAGACCAAGAGCGCATTTATTAAAGCCAAGCATGTAACGTTCTACATCGGACCGGTTCCGGTCTTCTACACTCCGTACTTTGAGCGGGATCTTGCTTCCGGTGTGATCAATACAGTTGTCGGTTACGGTGGAAACTTCGGAGCCTTCATCAAGGTTCGTGCCACGGTTCACCCGACTGATTGGCTCACAGCAAAAACGCACTTCGATGTTTATTCCAAACGTGGCCTGGGTTTAGGGCAGGACTTTGCGTGGAAAACACCGCTCGGCGGCGGACAGGTCGAAACGTATTACATTGATGATAAAGATCCGAAGAACAGCCATGATTTGTCATCCTACCAAAGCCTGATTGATTCGCAGCGGTATCGGGTGAAACTGACCGACCGCGAACAGCTCGACGACGAAACCTATCTGACGACCAAGCTAAACTGGCTGAGCGATCCGTTGATTGTCAGAGATTTCTTCAACACGGAATATAGAACTGAAGCCAACCCGGAAAATTATTCGGTTTTGCAGCGTTCCTCCGAAAAATATGCCGCCAGTCTGCGCGTTGATCATCGCATGAACGACTTCTACACCACGGTTAACCGTATGCCGGAAGCGACCTACGACTGGTACCGTTCACGGGTCGGTGACTCGCCGTTCTTTTTCCAGAGCGAAAACAATGGCGCGTATCTAGGTAAGCAGTACTCGATCACCAACCTTCCGATGCCAGCCGACTATCAGAGCGCCCGGTTTGATACGCATAATCAGATCTTTCTGCCGCTGCAGTATGACGAGTTCTTCAACGTCATTCCGCGGGCCGGTTATCGCGGAACCTGGTACAACGAAAATGCGACCGGCAACTCAAACGCCGATTATCGCAATCTTTTCGAACTCGGCACGCTGACTTCTTTCAAGACCTACAAGACGCTCACGACAAAGAGCGGATTCTATGGCGATGGCCTGCGTCATATCGCGGAACCGTATGCCGATTACAGCTGGCGCACCCGTTCAGGAATGAATCCAACAAACTTCTACCAGTTTGATTCCATTGATACGCTCGATAAGCAGAATGAGGTTCGTTTCGGTATCCGTGACTATCTGCAAACCAAACGCGGAGCCAAGCGGATTGCGAACTTCCTCGATAGCGATGTGTACACAACATATCGCTTCGACTCTGCGACCGGCGAACGGAGCTTCAGTAATCTGGTGGCCGATGCCGAGCTGAGCCTGACTGACAATTTCTTCATTCAGTCCGATCTCGCATACGACTGGTACACGCACAAACTGTCCCCGGCCAATGCGCGCGTGAAATACATTACCGATGATCAGAGCGAATACAGCTTCGAGTATCGCTTTCTGGATGGAACCCGCGAACTCTTTACGCCGCGCGCCAAACTTTTCCCGAACGAAAAGTGGTCCTATGAACTTTCCGCCAGCTATGACCGTACCTATGACGAATGGTACGAACGGAAGATTCTCGTCACTCACAAATTCGACTGTGTTGGAATGGGCGTTGGTTTGAAGATCAACGAATACGACGAAACGCAGTTCTGGGTGCAGTTCTGGTTGCTGGCCTTCCCGCAGTCGCCGATGGACACTGGATTCTAA
- the surE gene encoding 5'/3'-nucleotidase SurE, producing MRILICNDDGIHAPGIAALHSAVKEFGELHVIAPDAERSAAGHAITLADPIKSTPVDKNGEFFGYGIGGTPADCIKLAVCAVMKDTPPDLILSGINLGSNTGISVIYSGTVSAATEGVVLGIPGIAFSLCTYTDPEWEMAGRVAKELTQKIIANPMPPNVLLNVNIPNLPYDQLKGIKVTRMGRSRFIEKFHKRLDPRGRTYYWLDGELEVHDEGDNIDIHAVSDGYVSITPIHLDLTSYEHLKTFQPLEKTF from the coding sequence ATGAGAATTTTAATTTGTAACGACGACGGCATCCACGCGCCGGGAATTGCCGCCCTGCATAGCGCGGTGAAGGAATTCGGCGAACTCCATGTCATTGCGCCCGATGCCGAACGAAGCGCGGCGGGGCACGCCATTACACTGGCTGACCCGATTAAAAGCACGCCGGTCGATAAAAACGGCGAGTTTTTCGGCTACGGAATCGGCGGAACTCCCGCCGACTGCATCAAACTGGCCGTTTGCGCCGTGATGAAAGATACGCCGCCCGACTTGATTCTGAGCGGCATCAACCTCGGTTCCAATACCGGCATCAGCGTTATTTACTCCGGAACGGTTTCGGCGGCGACCGAAGGGGTTGTTCTCGGAATTCCCGGCATCGCTTTTTCGCTCTGCACCTATACCGATCCGGAATGGGAAATGGCCGGACGGGTCGCCAAAGAACTGACACAGAAGATCATCGCGAATCCGATGCCGCCCAATGTTCTGCTCAACGTCAATATTCCCAACCTGCCGTACGATCAGCTTAAAGGGATCAAAGTCACCCGTATGGGCCGTTCGCGGTTTATTGAAAAATTTCATAAACGGCTCGATCCTCGCGGACGCACCTACTACTGGCTCGACGGCGAACTCGAAGTCCACGACGAAGGCGACAACATCGATATCCACGCCGTGAGCGACGGTTACGTCTCCATCACCCCGATTCACCTCGACCTGACTTCCTACGAACACCTCAAAACGTTCCAACCATTGGAAAAAACGTTCTGA